In Carya illinoinensis cultivar Pawnee chromosome 9, C.illinoinensisPawnee_v1, whole genome shotgun sequence, the following are encoded in one genomic region:
- the LOC122275916 gene encoding exocyst complex component SEC15A-like — protein sequence MDTKPKRRPVAENGDAGEELVNATLIGNGDDLGPIVRHAFEMGRPEALLHQLRAVVKKKEVEIEELCKTHYEEFILAVDELRGVLVDAEELKGELSSDNFKLQEVGSALLIKLEELLESYSIKKNVTESIKMSNFCVLVLDLCVKCNNHISEGQFYPALKTLDLIEKNHLQNIPVKALRMVIEKTVPVIRLHIEKKVRSQFNEWLVHIRSSGKNIGQTAIGHAASARQRDDEMLECQRKAEEQSVFGLGDFAYMLDVEEIDEDSVLKFDLIPLYRAYHIHTCLGIQEQFREYYYKNRVLQLSSDLQISSAQPFVESYQTFLAQIAGYFIVEDRVLRTAGGLLSADQVKTMWEIAISKMTSVLEEQFSHMDSATHLLLVKDYVTLLGSTLRQFGYEVGPLLEVLDRSRDKYYELLLEECRQQIVNIIASDTYEQMILKKDTDYENNVLAFNLQTSNIMPAFPYIAPFSSMVPDACRIIRSFIKGSVDYLSHGVHSNVYDVVKKYLDKILSDVLNESILNTISSGTIGVSQAMQIAANISVLERSCDFFLRYAAQLCGMPARSVERPQASLNAKVTLRASRDVAYNSLLSLVNSKLDEFMTLTESINWNSEEIAQNGNENMNELIYYLDSIMSTAQQILPLDALFKVGGRALDHISNSIVAAFLSDSVKRFNANAVMGIDNDLKMLESFADEKFHSTGLSEIYKEGSFRGFLIQARQLINLLLSSQPDDFINPVTREKNYNALDCKKVASIYEKFKDSPDGIFGSLSSRNAKQSARKKSMDILKKRLKDFN from the coding sequence ATGGATACAAAACCAAAGAGGAGACCTGTTGCAGAAAATGGGGATGCGGGAGAGGAATTGGTCAATGCAACTTTGATTGGGAATGGAGATGATCTGGGTCCTATTGTCCGGCACGCATTTGAGATGGGGCGGCCTGAAGCGCTCCTTCACCAGCTAAGAGCTGttgtgaagaagaaggaagTTGAAATAGAGGAGCTCTGCAAGACCCACTACGAGGAATTCATTTTGGCAGTTGATGAACTTCGCGGTGTGCTGGTTGATGCTGAAGAGTTGAAAGGTGAACTCTCAAGTGATAATTTTAAACTGCAAGAGGTTGGCAGTGCTCTTTTAATAAAACTTGAGGAGCTTCTTGAATCTTATTCCATCAAGAAGAATGTGACTGAATCTATTAAAATGTCTAACTTTTGTGTGCTGGTATTGGATCTTTGTGTTAAATGTAACAATCATATATCTGAAGGCCAGTTTTACCCTGCATTGAAGACTCTGGATTTGATTGAAAAGAATCACTTGCAGAATATTCCTGTCAAGGCACTAAGAATGGTGATAGAGAAAACAGTTCCAGTGATTAGACTGCACATTGAAAAGAAAGTGCGTAGTCAGTTTAATGAATGGTTAGTTCACATACGGAGTTCTGGAAAGAATATTGGACAGACAGCAATAGGCCATGCTGCATCAGCTCGCCAGAGGGATGATGAAATGCTGGAATGCCAGAGGAAAGCCGAGGAACAGAGTGTATTTGGTTTAGGAGATTTTGCATATATGTTAGATGTTGAGGAAATTGATGAAGATTCTGTATTGAAGTTTGATCTGATACCTCTATACCGGGCATATCACATTCATACTTGTCTTGGAATCCAAGAGCAGTTTCGTGAATATTACTATAAAAACAGAGTATTGCAGCTCAGTTCAGACTTGCAAATTTCTTCTGCACAACCTTTTGTTGAATCCTATCAGACCTTTTTGGCTCAAATTGCTGGTTACTTTATAGTGGAGGATCGGGTCCTGAGGACTGCTGGGGGGCTGTTGTCAGCTGATCAGGTCAAGACAATGTGGGAAATTGCTATTTCTAAAATGACATCGGTGTTGGAGGAACAGTTCTCTCATATGGATTCTGCTACCCACCTTCTCCTGGTGAAGGATTACGTCACACTTCTTGGATCTACTCTTAGACAATTTGGGTATGAGGTTGGTCCACTTCTGGAGGTGCTTGATAGGAGTCGAGACAAATACTATGAGCTTCTTTTGGAAGAGTGTCGTCAACAAATTGTTAATATTATTGCCAGTGACACCTATGAGCAGATGATATTGAAAAAAGATACTGACTATGAGAATAATGTTTTGGCATTTAACCTCCAGACCTCAAATATAATGCCAGCTTTCCCTTATATTGCGCCATTCTCCTCCATGGTACCTGATGCCTGCCGCATTATAAGATCATTCATTAAAGGGTCTGTTGATTACTTGTCTCACGGGGTGCATTCTAATGTTTATGATGTTGTGAAGAAGTATCTGGACAAAATATTGagtgatgttttaaatgaatcaATACTAAATACAATTAGTAGTGGCACCATTGGCGTGTCTCAGGCCATGCAGATTGCTGCGAACATATCTGTTCTTGAaagaagttgtgatttttttcttcgaTATGCGGCCCAACTTTGTGGGATGCCTGCTCGATCAGTTGAAAGGCCTCAAGCTAGTTTAAATGCCAAGGTGACTCTCAGAGCTTCAAGGGATGTAGCCTACAATTCTTTGCTGAGTTTGGTGAACTCCAAGTTAGATGAGTTTATGACACTAACAGAAAGTATCAATTGGAATTCAGAGGAAATAGCTCAGAATGGGAATGAGAATATGAATGAACTGATCTATTACCTTGACAGTATTATGTCAACAGCACAACAAATTTTACCTTTAGATGCTCTCTTCAAGGTTGGAGGTCGAGCTCTTGATCATATATCCAACTCAATAGTGGCAGCTTTTCTCAGTGATAGCGTCAAGCGGTTCAATGCTAATGCTGTTATGGGTATTGATAATGATCTAAAGATGCTGGAGTCTTTTGCAGATGAGAAGTTCCATAGCACTGGTCTGAGTGAAATATACAAGGAAGGTAGTTTTAGAGGCTTTTTAATACAAGCGCGACAATTGATAAATCTTTTGTTAAGCAGCCAGCCAGATGACTTCATCAATCCAGTGACAAGGGAGAAAAACTATAATGCATTGGATTGCAAGAAGGTGGCCAGTATATATGAGAAATTCAAGGATTCTCCGGATGGGATCTTTGGAAGCCTTTCAAGCAGGAATGCGAAGCAAAGTGCACGGAAGAAATCAATGGATATACTGAAGAAAAGACTGAAGGACTTCAATTAA
- the LOC122275917 gene encoding cytochrome P450 94A1-like, which produces MELFSAQSFLLFFLLSLYVYLLFNGTSKKKSINKGFKSYPILGTLPEFWQNRHRFLDWTTETLSSCPTNTAIFRRPGKTGIITANPSNIERMLKTNFENYPKGDRFIALLQDFLGRGIFNSDGELWKVQRKTASYEFNTKSLRNFVMENVTVEINTRLIPILTRASETVRVLDLQDILERFAFDNVCKLAFNVDPGCLGGDGTSGAEFMRAFEDAASLSSGRFMYVIPVMAKINKFLNIGPERRLRNAIKTVHEFADDIIQSRAEQKVEKEADLLSRFMANEENSPEFLRDIVISFILAGRDTTSSALSWFFWLLSSRPEVEQNILQELEKIRVQNGKDIGDSYSFDELREMHYLHAAITEAMRLYPPVPIDSKACLNDDIMPDGTFVKKGWFVSYHTYAMGRMESMWGENCLEFLPERWLENGVCRQESPFRFPVFHAGPRMCLGKDMAYIQMKSIAASVMERFEIEAEDKDKDLDTLLSLTLRIKGGLPVNVRKRSACVDAIN; this is translated from the coding sequence ATGGAGCTCTTCTCTGCCCAAtccttcctcctcttcttccttctctctctttacGTCTATCTCCTCTTTAACGGTACTTCCAAAAAGAAATCCATCAACAAAGGTTTTAAGTCGTACCCCATACTCGGAACGCTGCCTGAATTTTGGCAAAACCGACACCGTTTTCTTGATTGGACAACAGAAACTCTCAGTAGCTGTCCCACAAACACAGCTATATTTCGACGTCCCGGCAAGACAGGTATCATCACCGCAAACCCATCCAACATTGAGCGCATGCTCAAGACCAACTTCGAAAACTATCCCAAAGGCGACCGCTTCATAGCTCTTCTCCAAGATTTTCTTGGCCGAGGAATCTTCAACTCCGACGGAGAACTCTGGAAGGTCCAGAGAAAAACCGCTAGCTATGAATTCAACACCAAATCGCTGCGCAACTTCGTCATGGAAAACGTAACCGTGGAGATCAATACGAGACTTATTCCGATTCTGACAAGAGCCTCCGAAACAGTACGCGTCTTGGATTTGCAGGACATTTTGGAGCGCTTTGCATTCGACAACGTTTGCAAACTGGCGTTTAACGTCGACCCAGGCTGTCTCGGCGGTGATGGAACCTCCGGAGCGGAGTTCATGCGGGCTTTCGAGGACGCTGCATCGCTTAGCTCCGGAAGGTTCATGTATGTCATCCCAGTTATGGCGAAGATTAACAAGTTTCTGAACATTGGACCAGAGCGAAGGTTAAGAAACGCAATCAAGACGGTCCATGAATTTGCGGATGATATTATTCAGTCGAGAGCGGAACAGAAGGTTGAAAAAGAAGCAGACCTGTTGTCCCGGTTCATGGCAAACGAAGAAAACTCGCCCGAATTTCTCCGGGATATCGTCATAAGCTTCATTCTTGCAGGACGGGACACGACCTCTTCGGCTTTGAGCTGGTTCTTTTGGCTCCTGTCGTCGAGACCTGAAGTGGAGCAAAACATATTGCAGGAGTTGGAAAAAATCCGAGTTCAGAATGGAAAAGATATAGGCGATTCGTACAGCTTTGACGAGCTCCGGGAGATGCATTATCTGCATGCGGCAATCACTGAAGCCATGAGACTGTACCCCCCCGTACCGATTGATAGTAAAGCTTGTCTAAATGACGATATCATGCCGGACGGCACGTTCGTGAAGAAGGGATGGTTTGTGTCGTACCACACGTACGCGATGGGGAGGATGGAGAGCATGTGGGGAGAAAATTGCCTTGAGTTTTTGCCGGAAAGATGGCTAGAAAATGGAGTGTGTCGGCAAGAGAGCCCTTTTAGGTTTCCAGTTTTCCATGCCGGACCGAGAATGTGTCTGGGAAAAGACATGGCGTATATTCAGATGAAATCGATTGCAGCATCAGTGATGGAGAGATTTGAGATCGAAGCGGAGGATAAGGACAAGGATCTGGACACTTTGTTGTCATTGACTCTGAGGATCAAAGGTGGCTTACCCGTGAATGTGAGGAAGAGATCAGCATGTGTGGATGCCATCAATTGA
- the LOC122275977 gene encoding uncharacterized protein LOC122275977 produces the protein MDDLEDRWDKLQLTEEENAVIDLNAVHLGRVKAKGDKSLVGKLISDRKVNKEVIRSTMNNIWRLAGSFTFHDILPNLFVVTFDNQKDKQRVLDGKPWLFDNQLLLLKPFDGFTLPQKMNFDYEAFWVHLNNLPLACMNLEVGTQIGKTIGNVKEVDVREDGIGWGRYLRVKIELDLRKSIARGRTANVLGSKIWVPLSYEKLPKICFKCGRLVHGAEGCVGLDGRGGGSQYGTWLRTYHTDRGNITENNRYSSREGCAEEEREFNRGSMGKGGMSKAGYSTTPVDEVFEDEMVDVLKKSKGSCEAKKEGADKVFVEKTERNEIVDNASREGMDDAQILATAKEGLLYTESESNSQLLLQNEKGLCGGKEVLEKGRWKRRARIVGRSNVKEASVGGKRSLRGDFSDDSCEGISKKSRRDTNEGDESVVLGLAEAASSKRKGSWKLLSLLKPSPDQPWCIIGDFNEVVCQAEKMGGKPRSETQMEEFRKVLEENCIFDLGWKGSMYTWSNKYGDNTFTKERLDRAVANHQWSESFKFREVEVLPVAQSDHKALLLYMRHELIVQKMRRRVFRFEAKWIRDEEGELVVDGAWKRWVAGDSFLKRIQGKLLNCQGDLTRWSSRRHKDFGAAMKQKTERLKFELDNEGPHNIELIKQLQGEMGLLLEQEDLKWRQRAKRIWYQLGDKNTKFFHSCASQRRRKNQIKELLNSQGSRVTKKKEIEEVFYEYFNGIFCSTQPSRAAIEA, from the exons ATGGATGATCTAGAGGATAGATGGGATAAACTGCAACTAACAGAGGAGGAGAATGCTGTGATTGATCTTAATGCAGTACACTTGGGGAGGGTGAAGGCAAAGGGAGATAAGAGTCTTGTAGGAAAACTGATCTCAGATCGTAAAGTTAACAAGGAAGTGATTAGATCTACGATGAATAACATTTGGAGATTGGCAGGATCATTCACTTTTCATGATATTCTTCCAAATCTATTTGTAGTAACGTTTGACAACCAGAAGGATAAACAGCGAGTTCTGGACGGAAAACCTTGGTTGTTTGACAATCAACTACTATTGTTGAAACCTTTTGATGGTTTTACCCTTCCACAGAAGATGAATTTTGACTACGAAGCCTTTTGGGTGCATCTGAACAATTTACCATTGGCCTGTATGAATCTAGAAGTTGGAACTCAGATTGGAAAAACTATTGGAAATGTAAAAGAAGTAGACGTACGTGAAGATGGGATAGGATGGGGACGGTACTTGAGAGTGAAGATTGAATTAGACCTGAGGAAATCGATAGCACGGGGAAGAACTGCGAACGTGCTGGGATCCAAAATTTGGGTGCCTTTGAGCTATGAAAAACTtcctaaaatttgtttcaaatgcGGAAGATTAGTACATGGAGCAGAAGGTTGTGTAGGATTGGATGGGAGGGGTGGTGGATCTCAATATGGTACTTGGCTTCGAACTTACCACACGGATAGGGGGAATATTACAGAAAATAATAGGTATAGTTCCAGAGAAGGATGTGCCGAGGAAGAAAGAGAGTTTAATCGTGGTAGTATGGGTAAGGGAGGGATGTCAAAAGCAGGATATTCAACTACACCAGTTGATGAGGTCTTTGAGGATGAGATGGtggatgttttaaaaaaaagtaaggggTCGTGTGAAGCAAAAAAGGAAGGGGCAGATAAGGTGTTTGTAGAAAAAACTGAGAGAAATGAGATCGTTGATAATGCAAGTAGGGAGGGGATGGATGatgctcaaattttggcaacTGCTAAGGAGGGTCTCTTGTATACTGAATCTGAGTCTAATTCTCAATTGCTTCTTCAAAATGAGAAAGGATTGTGTGGAGGAAAGGAGGTGTTAGAAAAGGGGAGGTGGAAGAGGAGGGCACGTATTGTAGGAAGAAGTAATGTTAAGGAGGCCTCAGTTGGGGGAAAACGTAGTTTGAGAGGTGATTTTTCTGATGACAGTTGTGAGGGCATCTCAAAAAAGAGTAGAAGGGATACTAATGAGGGGGATGAAAGTGTGGTTTTGGGATTGGCGGAGGCTGCTT CAAGCAAGAGAAAAGGGTCATGGAAGCTTTTGTCATTACTAAAGCCTTCACCAGATCAGCCTTGGTGCATCattggagatttcaatgaagttGTTTGTCAAGCAGAGAAGATGGGTGGGAAACCTAGATCAGAAACCCAAATGGAAGAGTTCAGAAAAGTTTTGGAAGAAAATTGTATTTTTGATTTGGGGTGGAAGGGCAGTATGTATACTTGGAGTAATAAATATGGTGATAATACTTTTACAAAAGAAAGGTTGGACAGAGCAGTTGCAAACCATCAATGGTCTGAATCCTTCAAATTTAGAGAAGTTGAGGTTTTACCAGTAGCACAATCTGACCATAAAGCCCTCCTGCTTTATATGAGGCATGAACTGATAGTGCAAAAAATGAGGAGGAGAGTTTTCAGATTTGAAGCAAAGTGGATTCGAGATGAAGAAGGAGAGCTTGTGGTAGATGGAGCTTGGAAGAGATGGGTAGCAGGTGATAGTTTCTTAAAAAGAATACAAGGAAAGCTGTTGAATTGTCAAGGGGACCTGACTCGATGGAGTTCAAGAAGACATAAGGATTTTGGTGCTGCTATGAAGCAAAAAACTGAAAGGTTAAAGTTTGAACTAGATAATGAAGGCCCTCATAATATTGAATTGATCAAGCAGCTACAAGGTGAGATGGGGCTCCTGTTAGAGCAAGAAGATTTAAAATGGAGACAACGTGCAAAGAGGATTTGGTATCAGCTAGGTGACAAGAATACAAAATTCTTTCATTCATGTGCTAgccagagaagaagaaaaaatcagATTAAGGAGCTATTGAACTCTCAGGGAAGCAGggtgacaaaaaaaaaagagatagaaGAGGTCTTTTATGAGTACTTTAATGGTATTTTCTGCTCAACACAACCCTCAAGGGCAGCCATAGAAGCTTGA
- the LOC122275981 gene encoding uncharacterized protein LOC122275981, translating into MVVWEKLNSQLKGEEVELVACIMRKIWLRRNSLLFEKKFDDPRSIIKAASCGLREFVSAQRDQQKAVMKGSNDRRKTKWEKPAGWTVKVNWDAAVDAKNRRVGAGVVIRDSEGELLACLCSICDHVQNPLVAEALALRRAAILSVELGFSSVILEGDSQVIVNAVNSDEEIWAEYGNIIEDVRKVLLERPNWGVKFVYRESNGIAHKLAKLAFTFTNERVWIEECPVDIIQDIQKEKYYNG; encoded by the coding sequence ATGGTTGTTTGGGAGAAACTGAATTCACAGTTGAAAGGGGAGGAGGTTGAGTTGGTGGCTTGCATTATGAGGAAGATTTGGCTTAGAAGAAACTCATTGCTGTTTGAAAAAAAGTTTGATGACCCGAGAAGCATTATAAAAGCTGCAAGTTGTGGATTAAGGGAGTTTGTCTCTGCTCAAAGGGATCAACAGAAGGCAGTTATGAAGGGGTCGAATGatagaaggaaaacaaaatggGAAAAACCTGCAGGTTGGACAGTTAAggttaattgggatgctgctgTAGATGCAAAGAACAGAAGGGTGGGTGCTGGAGTGGTTATCAGAGACTCAGAGGGTGAGTTATTGGCTTGCCTCTGCTCCATCTGTGATCATGTACAGAACCCATTGGTGGCTGAAGCCTTGGCTTTAAGGAGAGCTGCAATTCTAAGTGTAGAATTGGGTTTTTCTTCAGTAATACTTGAAGGTGACTCCCAGGTGATTGTTAATGCAGTAAACAGTGATGAAGAAATTTGGGCTGAGTATGGGAATATTATTGAGGATGTTCGAAAGGTGTTGCTTGAAAGACCAAATTGGGGGGTTAAATTTGTGTATAGGGAATCAAATGGTATAGCACACAAGTTAGCTAAACTAGCTTTTACTTTTACTAATGAAAGGGTATGGATAGAAGAATGTCCAGTAGATATCATACAGGATATACAGAAGGAAAAATACTATAATGGCTAA
- the LOC122277316 gene encoding cytochrome P450 94A1-like, protein MELFSAHSFLLFFLLSLYVYLLLNSTSKKKSINQGFKLYPILGTLPEFLQNRHRFLDWTTETLSSCPTNTAIFRYPGRKGVITTKPSNIERMLKTNFDNYPKGDRFIALLHDFLGRGIFNSDGELWKVQRKTASYEFNTKSLRHFVMENVTVEINSRLIPILTRASETASVLDLQDILERFAFDNVCKLAFNVDPGCLGGDGTSGAEFMRAFEDATSLSFERFMYAIPVMAKINKFLNIGPERRLRNAIKTVHEFADDIIQSRAGQKVEKEADLLSRFMANEENSPEFLRDIVISFILAGRDTTSSALSWFFWLLSSRPEVERNILQELEKIRVQNGKDIGDSYSFDELREMHYLHAAITEAMRLYPPVPIDSKTCLNDDIMPDGTFVKKGWFVTYHTYAMGRMESIWGENCREFLPERWLENGVCRQESPFRFPVFHAGPSMCLGKDMAYIQMKSIVASMMERFEIEAKNKDKDLEPLLSLTLRIKGGLPVNVRKRIL, encoded by the coding sequence ATGGAGCTCTTCTCTGCCCATtccttcctcctcttcttccttctttctctttaCGTCTATCTCCTCCTTAACAGTACTTCCAAAAAGAAATCCATCAACCAAGGTTTTAAGTTGTATCCTATACTTGGAACGCTGCCAGAATTTTTACAAAACCGACACCGTTTTCTTGACTGGACAACAGAAACTCTTAGTAGCTGTCCCACAAACACAGCTATATTTCGATATCCCGGCAGGAAAGGTGTCATCACCACAAAGCCATCCAACATTGAGCGCATGCTCAAGACCAACTTCGACAACTATCCCAAAGGCGACCGCTTCATAGCTCTTCTGCACGATTTTCTTGGCCGAGGAATCTTCAACTCCGACGGAGAACTCTGGAAGGTCCAGAGAAAAACCGCTAGCTATGAATTCAACACCAAATCCCTACGCCACTTTGTCATGGAAAACGTAACCGTGGAGATCAATTCGAGACTTATTCCGATTCTAACAAGAGCCTCGGAAACAGCAAGCGTCTTGGATTTGCAAGACATTTTGGAGCGCTTTGCATTCGACAACGTTTGCAAACTGGCTTTTAACGTCGACCCAGGCTGTCTCGGCGGTGATGGAACCTCCGGAGCGGAGTTCATGCGGGCTTTCGAGGACGCTACATCGCTTAGTTTCGAAAGGTTCATGTATGCCATCCCAGTTATGGCGAAGATTAACAAGTTTCTAAACATTGGACCAGAGCGAAGGCTAAGAAACGCAATCAAGACTGTCCATGAATTTGCGGATGATATTATTCAGTCGAGAGCGGGACAGAAGGTTGAAAAAGAAGCAGACCTATTGTCCCGGTTTATGGCAAACGAAGAAAACTCGCCCGAATTTCTCCGGGATATCGTCATAAGCTTCATTCTTGCAGGACGGGACACGACCTCTTCGGCTTTGAGCTGGTTCTTTTGGCTCCTGTCGTCGAGACCTGAAGTGGAGCGAAACATATTGCAGGAGTTGGAAAAAATCCGAGTTCAGAATGGAAAAGATATAGGCGATTCGTACAGCTTTGACGAGCTCCGGGAGATGCATTATCTGCATGCGGCAATCACTGAAGCCATGAGACTGTACCCCCCCGTACCGATAGATAGCAAAACTTGTCTAAATGACGATATCATGCCTGACGGCACGTTCGTGAAGAAGGGTTGGTTTGTGACCTACCACACGTACGCGATGGGGAGGATGGAGAGCATATGGGGAGAAAATTGCCGCGAGTTCTTGCCGGAAAGATGGCTAGAAAATGGAGTGTGTCGGCAAGAGAGCCCGTTTAGGTTTCCAGTTTTCCATGCCGGACCGAGCATGTGTCTGGGAAAAGACATGGCGTATATTCAGATGAAATCAATTGTAGCATCAATGATGGAGAGATTTGAGATCGAAGCAAAGAATAAGGACAAGGATCTGGAGCCTTTGTTGTCATTGACTTTGAGGATCAAAGGTGGCTTACCCGTGAATGTGAGGAAGAGAATATTATAA